In a single window of the Bacillus clarus genome:
- the acpP gene encoding acyl carrier protein gives MADVLERVTKIIVDRLGVEETEVVPAASFKEDLGADSLDVVELVMQLEDEFEMEISDEDAEKIATVGDAVTYIESHL, from the coding sequence ATGGCAGATGTTTTAGAGCGTGTAACAAAAATCATCGTTGATCGTTTAGGAGTAGAAGAAACTGAAGTAGTACCAGCTGCAAGCTTTAAAGAAGATTTAGGCGCAGACTCCCTAGATGTAGTAGAACTTGTAATGCAATTAGAAGATGAATTCGAAATGGAAATTTCTGATGAAGATGCTGAAAAGATTGCTACTGTTGGCGATGCTGTGACTTACATAGAGAGTCATCTATAA
- the fabG gene encoding 3-oxoacyl-[acyl-carrier-protein] reductase yields MLKGKVALVTGASRGIGRAIAIDLAKQGANVVVNYAGNEQKANEVVDEIKKLGSDAIAVRADVANADDVTNMVKQTVDTFGQVDILVNNAGVTKDNLLMRMKEEEWDTVINTNLKGVFLCTKAVSRYMMRQRHGRIINIASVVGVTGNPGQANYVAAKAGVIGLTKTSAKELASRNITVNAIAPGFIATDMTDVLDENIKEEMLKLIPATKFGEAQDIANAVTFFATDQSKYITGQTLNVDGGMVM; encoded by the coding sequence ATGTTAAAAGGGAAAGTAGCACTAGTAACAGGTGCATCACGTGGGATTGGTCGTGCGATTGCTATCGATTTAGCGAAGCAAGGCGCGAATGTTGTAGTGAATTATGCTGGTAATGAACAGAAGGCAAATGAAGTCGTTGATGAAATCAAAAAACTTGGCTCAGATGCAATTGCGGTAAGAGCGGATGTTGCAAATGCTGATGATGTTACAAATATGGTCAAGCAAACTGTAGATACATTTGGGCAAGTTGATATTCTTGTAAATAATGCAGGTGTGACAAAAGATAATTTATTAATGCGTATGAAAGAAGAAGAATGGGATACAGTTATTAATACAAACTTAAAAGGTGTTTTCTTATGTACGAAGGCAGTATCTCGTTATATGATGCGTCAACGTCATGGCCGTATTATTAATATCGCTTCTGTTGTTGGTGTTACAGGGAATCCAGGCCAAGCAAACTATGTTGCGGCTAAAGCTGGTGTGATTGGATTAACGAAAACGTCAGCAAAAGAGTTGGCTAGCCGAAATATTACAGTAAATGCGATTGCTCCAGGGTTTATTGCTACTGATATGACAGATGTACTAGATGAAAATATAAAAGAAGAAATGTTAAAATTAATTCCTGCTACTAAGTTTGGCGAAGCGCAAGATATTGCAAATGCTGTAACATTTTTTGCTACTGATCAAAGCAAATATATTACAGGACAAACATTAAATGTTGATGGCGGAATGGTAATGTAA
- the fabD gene encoding ACP S-malonyltransferase, whose product MGKLAFLFPGQGSQAVGMGKQLADNNKEVAKVFQKADEVLQEAFSEVIFEGPQEKLTLTTNAQPALLTTSFAILTALKEYDITPDYVAGHSLGEYSALVAAGALTFEDAVYAVRKRGEYMEEAVPSGDGAMAAILGADPDMLKQVTEEVTSEGYAVQIANMNSTKQIVISGTKQGVELASQKAKENGAKRAIPLRVSGPFHSSLMKPAAEKFQSVLNEITIQDTNIPVIANVTADVITRGADIQEKLIEQLYSPVLWYPSIECMVNQGVDTFIEIGPGKVLAGLMKSIDPSVKVYAIYDEETLKDTISSLRGESGC is encoded by the coding sequence ATGGGAAAACTAGCATTTCTTTTTCCGGGCCAAGGTTCACAGGCAGTTGGAATGGGTAAACAGTTAGCGGATAATAATAAAGAGGTTGCAAAAGTGTTCCAAAAGGCGGATGAAGTTTTACAGGAAGCTTTTTCAGAAGTGATTTTTGAAGGGCCACAAGAAAAACTAACATTAACGACAAACGCGCAACCTGCATTATTAACAACGAGTTTTGCGATTTTAACAGCTTTAAAAGAATACGATATAACGCCTGATTATGTGGCAGGACATAGTTTAGGTGAGTATAGCGCTCTTGTTGCAGCTGGAGCATTGACGTTTGAAGATGCTGTATATGCTGTGCGAAAACGTGGAGAATATATGGAAGAAGCTGTTCCTAGCGGGGACGGTGCGATGGCAGCTATTTTAGGTGCGGATCCTGATATGTTGAAACAAGTTACGGAAGAGGTAACGAGTGAAGGTTACGCGGTGCAAATTGCCAACATGAATAGTACGAAGCAAATTGTTATTTCTGGAACGAAACAAGGAGTGGAACTTGCTTCTCAAAAAGCAAAAGAAAATGGTGCTAAAAGAGCGATTCCACTTCGAGTGAGTGGACCGTTCCATTCATCACTTATGAAACCAGCTGCTGAGAAATTCCAAAGTGTTTTAAATGAAATTACGATTCAAGATACAAATATTCCGGTTATTGCAAACGTGACGGCAGACGTTATAACACGCGGCGCAGATATTCAAGAAAAGTTAATTGAACAGCTTTATTCGCCTGTTTTATGGTACCCATCTATTGAATGTATGGTGAACCAAGGGGTAGATACATTTATTGAGATCGGACCTGGAAAAGTGCTTGCTGGTCTTATGAAGTCAATTGATCCTTCTGTAAAAGTGTATGCGATATATGATGAAGAGACGTTGAAAGATACCATTTCAAGTTTGAGAGGAGAAAGCGGATGTTAA
- the plsX gene encoding phosphate acyltransferase PlsX: protein MKIAIDAMGGDHAPKAVVLGAEKAIKEYSDVHITLVGKEEEIRQYLTSEERITILHTDEKIEATDEPVRAVRRKKQASMVLAAQQVKDGVADACISAGSTGALMAAGLFVVGRMEGIERPALSPTMPTVDGEGFVMLDVGANVDAKPVHLYQYAVMGSVYAEKVRGIKNPRVGLLNVGTEDGKGNELSKQVFTMLKDAPINFVGNVESRDLLQGVADVVVCDGFTGNVALKSLEGTALALFSMLKEQLMSSFTSKLAAAVLKPKLMVLKDKMDYSEYGGAALFGLKAPVIKAHGSSNDQSIFSAIRQTREMVAKEVIPTISNVMEKEPLQ from the coding sequence ATGAAAATCGCAATAGATGCAATGGGCGGCGACCATGCTCCGAAGGCTGTAGTATTAGGAGCAGAGAAAGCTATTAAGGAATATTCGGATGTACATATTACGTTAGTAGGAAAAGAAGAAGAAATTCGTCAGTATTTAACAAGTGAAGAACGAATTACAATCCTTCATACAGATGAGAAGATTGAAGCGACAGACGAGCCAGTAAGAGCGGTTCGTCGGAAAAAGCAAGCTTCAATGGTACTTGCAGCACAGCAAGTAAAAGATGGAGTAGCAGATGCTTGTATATCGGCAGGTAGTACAGGAGCTTTAATGGCGGCTGGATTGTTTGTTGTAGGCCGAATGGAAGGGATTGAGCGACCGGCTTTATCGCCTACAATGCCAACGGTTGATGGAGAAGGTTTTGTAATGTTAGATGTTGGAGCAAATGTCGATGCAAAACCAGTTCATTTATATCAATATGCGGTAATGGGTTCTGTTTACGCTGAAAAGGTAAGAGGTATTAAAAATCCGCGTGTTGGACTTTTAAATGTTGGAACAGAGGATGGTAAAGGGAACGAGCTTTCCAAGCAAGTATTTACAATGTTAAAAGATGCACCAATTAATTTTGTTGGGAACGTTGAATCAAGAGATTTATTGCAAGGAGTAGCAGATGTTGTTGTGTGCGATGGTTTTACGGGGAATGTAGCGTTGAAATCATTAGAAGGAACAGCCCTTGCGTTATTCTCTATGTTAAAAGAACAATTGATGAGTTCGTTTACAAGTAAATTAGCAGCAGCGGTATTAAAACCGAAGCTTATGGTATTAAAAGATAAAATGGATTATTCGGAGTATGGCGGAGCGGCCTTATTTGGATTAAAGGCTCCTGTCATTAAGGCTCACGGTTCTTCTAATGATCAATCGATATTTAGTGCGATTCGTCAAACGAGAGAAATGGTAGCGAAGGAAGTAATTCCTACAATTTCAAATGTAATGGAGAAAGAGCCGCTTCAATAA
- the fapR gene encoding transcription factor FapR — protein MKKRRSKKERQELLQQTIETNPFITDEDLAEQFQVSIQTVRLDRMELSIPELRERIKHVATKQHEEDVKSLPLEEVVGEIIDIELDRHAISIFEVKIEHVFKRNQIARGHHLFAQANSLAVAVIDEELALTAKSIIRYIRPVKLGERVVAKARVEDVENDKGRTVVKVRSFVGEELVFTGTFEMYRSSNYSEEGNNL, from the coding sequence AACAAACAATAGAAACGAATCCTTTTATAACAGATGAAGATTTAGCAGAACAATTTCAAGTGAGTATACAGACTGTTCGCCTCGATCGTATGGAGTTATCTATTCCTGAATTAAGGGAGCGAATTAAACATGTAGCTACGAAACAACATGAAGAAGATGTGAAATCTTTACCGTTAGAAGAAGTTGTCGGAGAAATTATCGATATAGAATTAGATAGACATGCAATCTCTATTTTTGAAGTGAAGATAGAGCATGTATTTAAAAGAAATCAAATTGCCCGTGGGCATCATTTGTTTGCTCAAGCAAACTCACTAGCTGTTGCAGTTATTGATGAAGAATTGGCTTTAACTGCAAAGTCTATCATTCGATATATTCGCCCTGTAAAATTAGGAGAACGTGTTGTCGCGAAAGCACGTGTTGAAGATGTGGAGAATGATAAAGGACGGACGGTTGTCAAAGTGCGTAGTTTTGTTGGAGAAGAACTTGTTTTTACAGGCACTTTTGAAATGTATCGATCTAGTAATTATAGTGAGGAAGGTAACAACTTATGA